ATATCCTGAACCATACCCAGTGGTTGTTCGGAGTAGTGTCTTCTGATAGCTGTATTCAATGAAGCTGGAGTTAATCCGATAGCTTTCAGTTGATCGGCGTCATACTCGACCATCCATTCATAGGGAGAAGCGCCGTATACTGAAATAGTGCTGATCCCCTCGATTTGTCCCAAAGCAGGTTTGATCACTTCTTCGGCATATTCCTGTATTCCTGCCGGATTGGCCGGAGCCTGCAAAGAATAAACCAGTAATGATCTTTCCTGTTGGTTATTGGGCCTGTTCAATGAAAGAGAAGGGAAACTGATCCCATCAGGTAATTTCGGATACAGTTGGCGGATAATAGAGGCTGCTTCAAACCGTACCTCATCCATATTTACCGTTTTATCAAACTCAATAGAGATATATCCGCTATTATTACGTGATGTAGATGATATTTTACGGATACCCCGTATCCTGTTCAAACTACCTTCCAGTACAGAAGTAACTTCCTGTTCGATCACACGTCCTGATACATTCGACCATGAATAAGAAACAGTGATGGAAGGTAGTGTTTGGGACGGCTGCCATTTCACATGCAATAACGGCAAAAAAGCCAGCCCCGCTATAGACAGTGTAGCCCAGATCAATAATATGGTAAAGGATCTTTTCAAGTTCAGGTGGTCTGTTTTTTATTTTTTTTCATAGAAACGTACCCAATCAATATACATGGAAACAGGCAAATCACCCGGATCTACCTCTCCCACCCAGGAACCACCCAGTTGCATATCCAGTAACAGGTAATAAGCCCTGTCAAAAGGAAACTGTCCTTCTTTATCGGTTTCTATACGCGGATAAGTCATTGTGTGTTGTTGATTGATCCTGAAAACCAGACTATCAGCATACAACTCTACTGCATATATATTATAATCATCTTTTTCGATGTGAGCTGTGGTTCCATTAGGAGGGTAATTCTGTTTTAAATGATGGGTGTAATGTGAGTGTACTGTCTGGTAAGCGATCGCATCTCCATTTAAACGCTCCATAATGTCTATCTCCCCGCCGTATGGCCACTTTCCGTTTTCTTCATCAAACGGGAGCAGCCAGAAAGCAGGCCATGCCCCCCTGGCGCTTTCTAATCTGGCGCGGATCTCTATCTTCCCCCGGTAAAATGATTTTTTGCCTCTGGTATAGACACCTCCGGTAATATAAGGAGCATGATCATCCGACAGCCCGGGATTAACCATACCTTTGAGAATCAGATTCCCATTTTCCACATCATACAATGAATCATAATCCGACATATAATTCTGCCAATCCGGATTTCCTCTCGGAATTTTACTCCACATTTTCCCATCAATAAAACCTTCCTTATCAAAGTTTTCTTCCCAGACCAGTTTCCAATCATCACTTGGCTCACAGGAAACCAGAAAAAAAAAGAAGAAAAAAAACAGAATATGGCAGTTTATCCTTTTATACATTATCTGGTCAGTAATTACGATTCATCAATGGTTATCTTTTTCTCTTTACTCATATATTGATACATCAATGGTATAAAGAACAGGCTAACGACTGTTCCTACGCCCATTCCGCCGATCAACGCCCATGCAAAAGGCTGTTGAAGCTCCGCCCCCATCCCCTTGCTGAATAACAACGGTACCACAGCTAATATAGTAGTAAGGCTGGTCAATACAATCGCTTTTAACCTCCGTTTTCCGGCTGTATGGATGGCTTCATCAATACTCATTCCTTCCCTCCGCAACCGATTGATCGTATCAATTTTTAAAATGGAATCGTTGATAATGATACCACACATGACAATGATCCCGATGGCCGACATCAGATTTAATGTATGTCCGGTAGCCCAAAGCAACAACAATGCGGCTCCGATATCAATAGGTAATTCCAGCAACAGGATGAACGGCTGTTTGAGTGATTCGAACTGGGCTGCAAGAATGAAATACAGCATTAAGATAGAAACAGCCAACACCATCATTAGCTCTTTCAGCATTTGCTGGTTCTCAAAAATAGATCCGAAAAAACGTACTTCTGCTTCAGGATGTTTACCTATAACCTGTCGTACGGTGGCAATTACTTCCGGAGATTCCTTCGATGAGATATTGAAATTTACAGGTATATATTCACCATCTTTACTAGCTGTAATGGTTTTTAAGTCATATTCACGCCGGAGGTTTACCAACGAACGTACCGGGATATCGGTTCCATTGTTATTTCTTACCTTCAGTTTGTCAATCATATCACTTACTATCTGTGATTCTCCACCGATAACCAAAGGCACAAACTGCTGGTAAGACCTCAGAAGACCTATATCATTCTCATGGCAGGCTGTCTTTAGTTCTTGTAGTAATACGTTGTAATTGACATGATATAACAACATACGTTCATAATCGATCTCTACCTGCAGATGTTCACGGAAGGGTATAGCATGGGCATGGGGAGTACCCATTTCATGATCAATTTCGGTAACCAGTTGGTTGATTTGCGTAGGCGTGAAACTCATATTTTTCCGTTGTGGAGATAAAGCGGCCGTAAGCGGCGCATTTCCACTTTCAAAAATCCGGTCAAATAAAGTATTCGGAGGATAAATCCGGAAAGATGCCAGCGGAAAGTGTTGGGTCATGTACTGACTTAATTCTTTGCCGGCTTGCAACATTTCGTTTTCGGAAGCATAAGCCAGATATATCTCTGCTTCGGAAAATCCCATGTCTGTTCCCTGATTAATCAGGAACTGCTGCTGACCGATAAATCTGTTTTCCTGAATTGTTTTAGTATTAACAGACTGTAAGATGCGTCCGATCCTTAAATTATTTTCATCCGGATGTATCTGCTCATTCCAGTCGA
This genomic window from Bacteroidales bacterium contains:
- a CDS encoding glycoside hydrolase family 16 protein — protein: MYKRINCHILFFFFFFFLVSCEPSDDWKLVWEENFDKEGFIDGKMWSKIPRGNPDWQNYMSDYDSLYDVENGNLILKGMVNPGLSDDHAPYITGGVYTRGKKSFYRGKIEIRARLESARGAWPAFWLLPFDEENGKWPYGGEIDIMERLNGDAIAYQTVHSHYTHHLKQNYPPNGTTAHIEKDDYNIYAVELYADSLVFRINQQHTMTYPRIETDKEGQFPFDRAYYLLLDMQLGGSWVGEVDPGDLPVSMYIDWVRFYEKK